One genomic window of Amphiura filiformis chromosome 3, Afil_fr2py, whole genome shotgun sequence includes the following:
- the LOC140147567 gene encoding uncharacterized protein translates to MCAILNEQHLKTCRSDEQLHTFMCEIESTLNSRPLTRVSDDPDDLDVIAPRDLLLLRPRADMPPGCFVEKDIYARRRWRQIQYLADLFWQRWLKEYLPELQRRQRWLQPQRNLKTGDVVLIVDESAPRNSWLMGKIVTTLPDKNGRVRQVDVRTKSSTLRRPISKSCLLLEAEV, encoded by the coding sequence ATGTGTGCCATCCTCAATGAACAACACCTGAAGACATGCAGGTCGGATGAGCAACTTCATACCTTCATGTGTGAGATAGAATCGACATTGAACAGCAGGCCACTCACAAGAGTGTCGGATGATCCGGATGACTTAGATGTCATCGCGCCCCGTGACCTCTTGTTGTTGAGACCGAGGGCGGACATGCCACCAGGGTGCTTTGTCGAGAAGGACATCTACGCTCGTAGACGTTGGCGTCAGATCCAATACCTGGCTGATCTGTTTTGGCAAAGGTGGCTGAAGGAATATTTACCTGAACTTCAGCGCAGACAGCGCTGGCTGCAGCCACAGAGGAATCTGAAGACAGGAGACGTTGTTCTCATAGTAGATGAGTCAGCTCCCAGGAATTCCTGGTTGATGGGAAAGATCGTCACAACCTTGCCAGACAAGAATGGTCGAGTGCGACAGGTTGATGTGCGAACCAAGTCATCCACCCTACGGAGGCCCATCAGCAAGTCGTGCCTGTTGTTGGAGGCAGAAGTATAA
- the LOC140147569 gene encoding uncharacterized protein — protein MMIGSNTPAATMPLELATGAIGEPYAVLTPLGWAVFGIPGRFNKQVQTYFCSVIEDSLENLETQFQSYVNHEFNERMSDGRLAMSAEDQRFLNMVAGSVKTVDGHYEIGLPFRDGNPQMPDNRAVVESRTHFLKRKFIKNEQFKTEYTKAMEQTIAKGYAEPVPDDEINQTDGSTWYIPHHGVYNAEKQKLRVVFDCAITCQDRCLNKELLQGPDLTNTLVGVLLRFRQAQVALVADIEAMFCQVKVPVHDRNYLRFLWWPGGNVELPLREYRMVVHLFGATSSPACASFALKQTAKDNRNQFDELVTDTVCHNFYVDDLLTSVSTEEKAVKLSQDLRTICSKGGFHLTKWASNHQNVMDAIPEEERSPTTKNLDLESQKMSHKTLGMWWHVESDQFGFKIEQKSNPMTRRGMMSTLCSLYDPLGFASPVILPAKQMLQELCRLKYGWDDEVPDEMKRKWRKWWTSIPELEHFKIQRCWKPDGFENAEVQVHHFADASDRGYGTASYLRLLNEAGDVECNLILSKARVAPIKQVSIPRMELSAATLAVKVDNMIKRELDIQATTIFWSDSQTVLKYIKNETARFPVFVANRIAVIRDGSSPKQWRYVPSACNPADHASRGLSVKQLVERPDWIKGPAFLSEPEEEWPGVEPAVSEESPESTDVEVHAVTAEDQSQDNAIDQLIEHYSSWTRLRRAAAWWLRLKKILRTKQRQSHNFTDALTVQELEEAECAIIKHAQKSLQLDSKLTNLDPQVMDGMVRVGGRLKNAKIPQNAKHQLIIPKDHHIATLIVRHIHGEIHHQGSNHVLAELRQKYWIVKARAKVKSVLGKCIICRKHRMPVSKQKMADRPAYRVKSDDPAFTVTGLDYFGPFHIKQGRVTRKRYGMLFTCMNSRAVHIEVAHTLNTSSCIDGIRRFIARRGPVKVIHSDNGTNLVGADNELQRALQELDQDQIQNFSTSHTFEWRYNPPAASHHGEYGKGKFVL, from the coding sequence ATGATGATTGGAAGCAACACTCCGGCAGCCACCATGCCGCTGGAATTGGCCACAGGAGCAATTGGTGAGCCATACGCTGTACTCACACCCCTGGGATGGGCAGTGTTCGGTATTCCAGGAAGGTTTAACAAGCAAGTTCAAACCTACTTCTGCAGTGTAATAGAAGATAGCCTGGAAAATTTGGAGACCCAGTTCCAGTCGTATGTGAACCATGAGTTCAACGAAAGAATGAGTGATGGTCGGTTGGCGATGTCAGCAGAAGACCAACGTTTCCTGAATATGGTGGCTGGTAGTGTAAAAACTGTTGATGGGCATTATGAGATTGGACTGCCGTTTAGAGATGGAAACCCACAGATGCCAGACAACAGAGCAGTGGTAGAGAGTAGAACACACTTCCTTAAGAGGAAATTCATAAAGAATGAACAATTCAAAACAGAGTACACAAAGGCCATGGAACAAACTATAGCCAAGGGCTACGCAGAGCCAGTGCCAGATGATGAGATCAACCAGACAGATGGTTCCACCTGGTACATACCCCATCATGGAGTGTACAATGCTGAGAAGCAGAAATTGAGGGTGGTCTTCGACTGCGCCATTACATGCCAAGACCGGTGTCTGAACAAGGAGCTCCTACAGGGGCCGGATTTAACCAATACCCTGGTCGGCGTGCTGTTGAGATTTCGTCAGGCGCAAGTTGCCTTGGTAGCAGACATTGAGGCGATGTTCTGTCAGGTTAAGGTACCGGTACATGACCGCAACTACCTGCGCTTTCTTTGGTGGCCAGGAGGCAACGTGGAACTACCACTTAGAGAGTATCGGATGGTGGTACATTTGTTTGGAGCCACGTCGTCACCCGCCTGTGCCAGCTTTGCCTTAAAGCAGACAGCCAAGGACAACAGAAATCAGTTTGATGAGCTAGTAACAGATACAGTATGTCACAACTTTTATGTAGATGACTTACTGACATCAGTATCCACAGAAGAAAAAGCTGTGAAGTTGAGCCAAGACCTTAGGACAATCTGCAGTAAGGGTGGATTTCACCTTACTAAGTGGGCTAGCAACCATCAGAATGTCATGGATGCTATCCCAGAAGAAGAAAGGTCGCCCACCACAAAGAACTTAGACCTTGAAAGCCAGAAGATGAGCCACAAAACTTTGGGCATGTGGTGGCACGTAGAGTCCGACCAGTTTGGTTTCAAGATTGAGCAGAAGTCCAACCCTATGACAAGACGCGGAATGATGTCGACACTTTGCTCACTCTACGACCCTCTTGGATTTGCAAGTCCAGTGATTCTGCCAGCCAAACAGATGCTGCAAGAGTTGTGTCGGTTGAAATATGGTTGGGACGATGAGGTGCCTGATGAAATGAAGAGAAAGTGGCGCAAGTGGTGGACAAGCATTCCAGAGTTAGAACACTTCAAGATCCAAAGATGTTGGAAGCCAGATGGATTTGAGAATGCTGAAGTCCAAGTACATCACTTTGCCGATGCAAGTGACCGTGGATACGGAACAGCTTCATACCTGAGACTTTTGAATGAAGCTGGTGACGTAGAATGCAACCTCATCCTCAGTAAGGCTCGTGTGGCTCCAATAAAGCAGGTGTCCATTCCCCGCATGGAGTTATCCGCAGCAACATTGGCTGTGAAAGTGGACAATATGATAAAGAGAGAGTTGGACATTCAAGCTACCACCATTTTCTGGTCAGATAGCCAGACGGTACTTAAATATATCAAGAACGAAACAGCCCGATTTCCAGTCTTTGTGGCTAATAGGATTGCTGTAATCAGAGACGGGTCCAGCCCAAAGCAATGGAGGTACGTGCCCAGTGCATGCAATCCCGCTGACCATGCATCCAGAGGCCTGTCAGTCAAGCAGCTGGTAGAAAGACCAGACTGGATAAAGGGGCCGGCGTTCTTGTCAGAACCTGAGGAAGAGTGGCCGGGTGTAGAACCGGCAGTATCAGAAGAATCTCCAGAGTCCACAGACGTGGAAGTCCACGCTGTTACAGCTGAAGACCAGAGCCAAGATAATGCTATAGACCAGCTGATAGAGCACTACTCCAGCTGGACAAGGCTCAGAAGAGCAGCGGCCTGGTGGCTGAGACTTAAGAAGATTCTTAGAACCAAACAGAGACAGAGTCACAACTTCACAGACGCACTTACTGTGCAGGAGTTGGAAGAGGCAGAGTGTGCAATCATAAAACATGCACAGAAATCTCTGCAATTAGACTCAAAGCTTACCAATTTAGACCCACAGGTGATGGATGGGATGGTAAGAGTAGGCGGTAGACTGAAAAACGCCAAAATACCGCAGAATGCGAAGCATCAACTTATCATTCCGAAAGATCACCACATAGCGACGCTCATAGTCCGTCATATTCATGGAGAGATTCATCACCAGGGTAGTAACCACGTTCTCGCCGAATTACGACAGAAATACTGGATTGTGAAGGCTCGAGCTAAGGTGAAGTCAGTCTTAGGGAAGTGCATAATCTGCAGAAAACACAGAATGCCAGTTAGCAAACAGAAGATGGCTGATCGTCCCGCCTACCGAGTAAAGAGTGATGATCCAGCCTTTACAGTCACTGGATTAGATTACTTCGGACCCTTCCATATAAAGCAGGGCAGAGTAACAAGGAAGAGATACGGTATGCTGTTCACGTGCATGAATAGCAGAGCAGTCCACATTGAAGTCGCTCACACCCTGAACACTAGTTCCTGTATTGATGGGATTAGGCGATTTATAGCAAGGCGTGGACCAGTCAAAGTAATTCACTCTGACAACGGAACCAACTTGGTCGGTGCGGACAATGAGTTACAGCGCGCTCTGCAAGAACTAGACCAAGACCAAATACAGAACTTCTCAACATCCCACACATTTGAATGGCGATACAATCCACCAGCAGCCTCCCACCACGGGGAGTATGGGAAAGGCAAATTCGTACTGTAA